The Kitasatospora sp. NBC_00374 genome has a segment encoding these proteins:
- a CDS encoding antibiotic biosynthesis monooxygenase translates to MIVRIWEAHVAPDHADDFCARLIEEALPQIVRTEGCLGGELLNAVGEEDHRVLMITRWRDEAALLAHAGPMWRIRPVWAEGQLNFLEHPPKVSHYQPLSEE, encoded by the coding sequence ATGATCGTCCGAATCTGGGAGGCGCACGTCGCGCCCGACCACGCCGACGACTTCTGCGCCCGGCTGATAGAGGAGGCCCTGCCGCAGATCGTGCGCACCGAGGGCTGCCTGGGTGGTGAGCTGCTGAACGCCGTGGGCGAGGAGGACCACCGGGTCCTGATGATCACCCGCTGGCGGGACGAGGCCGCGCTGCTCGCCCACGCCGGACCGATGTGGCGGATCAGGCCGGTCTGGGCCGAGGGGCAGCTGAACTTCCTGGAGCACCCGCCCAAGGTCTCCCACTACCAGCCGCTCTCCGAGGAGTGA
- a CDS encoding Lrp/AsnC ligand binding domain-containing protein encodes MFGDPDYLLRIAVADISAYERFITDVLSGLPGIAQVKSHLTMKQVKADRGFPEIRP; translated from the coding sequence CTGTTCGGCGATCCGGACTATCTGCTGCGGATCGCGGTCGCCGACATCTCGGCGTACGAGCGGTTCATCACCGACGTGCTCTCGGGGCTGCCGGGGATCGCCCAGGTCAAGTCGCACCTGACCATGAAGCAGGTGAAGGCCGACCGGGGGTTCCCGGAGATCCGGCCCTGA
- a CDS encoding HdeD family acid-resistance protein, with protein MDTPYTPPDGPLQRLARAAWQVVLAAGLVSLALGVIVFVWPEQTLWVVGVLFGIYLVMIGVFQLVAAFGTHRETALRVMAFVSGALCVLLGLLCFRSAVQSLALLGIWIGIGWLFRGITLVVAACSDPGMQARGWQISGGVLNALAGVLLMVWPVHSVAALAILAGCGLVVLGLVEIVTAVRIRRLARDLSAGT; from the coding sequence ATGGACACCCCGTACACCCCGCCCGACGGCCCGTTGCAGCGGCTGGCCCGTGCGGCCTGGCAGGTGGTGCTGGCCGCCGGGCTGGTCTCGCTGGCGCTCGGGGTGATCGTCTTCGTCTGGCCCGAGCAGACCCTGTGGGTGGTGGGGGTGCTGTTCGGGATCTACCTGGTGATGATCGGCGTCTTCCAGCTGGTCGCCGCGTTCGGTACCCACCGGGAGACCGCGCTGCGGGTGATGGCCTTCGTCAGCGGCGCGCTGTGCGTGCTGCTCGGGCTGCTCTGCTTCCGCAGCGCGGTGCAGTCGCTGGCCCTGCTGGGCATCTGGATCGGCATCGGCTGGCTGTTCCGCGGTATCACCCTGGTGGTGGCGGCCTGCTCCGACCCGGGGATGCAGGCCCGCGGCTGGCAGATCTCCGGCGGGGTGCTCAACGCGCTGGCCGGCGTGCTGCTGATGGTCTGGCCGGTCCACTCGGTCGCCGCGCTGGCCATTCTGGCGGGCTGCGGGCTGGTCGTGCTGGGCCTGGTCGAGATCGTCACCGCGGTTCGGATCCGGCGGCTGGCCAGGGACCTGTCGGCCGGCACCTGA
- a CDS encoding NAD-binding protein — protein sequence MTEEGQGDPGAVPAAGHYVVCGGNALAHRLIVELIEHYEVPVVAVVPDRSRDHGPRIEQLAGVAAVLEYSTVTAEALRAAGVDGARGIALMDGTDQENIHAALTAQGRNPGIRIVLRMFNQRLGEHIEKLLPNCAALSGSATAAPAFANGALDRPNSVRVGDRYLYVAYGDEIDGNQICLVADRIDRQDLNRLRLLPDTGGRAAEFIALASRLGSEGPIELGPGAAPQAAEDRGGVAVLQALTSEPPVRIPWWKRTRWWLQDVLRYFTGVRLRLG from the coding sequence ATGACGGAGGAAGGGCAGGGGGACCCTGGGGCCGTGCCGGCGGCCGGGCACTATGTCGTCTGCGGCGGCAACGCACTCGCGCACCGGCTGATCGTCGAGCTGATCGAGCACTACGAGGTGCCGGTGGTCGCCGTGGTGCCGGACCGCTCCCGCGACCACGGGCCGCGGATCGAGCAGCTCGCCGGTGTCGCCGCGGTCCTGGAGTACAGCACCGTCACCGCGGAGGCGCTGCGCGCGGCCGGGGTGGACGGCGCGCGCGGGATCGCGCTGATGGACGGCACCGACCAGGAGAACATCCACGCCGCGCTGACCGCGCAGGGCCGCAACCCCGGCATCCGGATCGTGCTGCGGATGTTCAACCAGCGGCTCGGCGAGCACATCGAGAAGCTGCTGCCCAACTGCGCGGCGCTGTCCGGCTCGGCGACCGCCGCCCCGGCCTTCGCCAACGGCGCGCTGGACCGGCCCAACTCGGTACGGGTGGGGGACCGCTACCTCTACGTCGCGTACGGCGACGAGATCGACGGCAACCAGATCTGCCTGGTCGCCGACCGGATCGACCGGCAGGACCTGAACCGGCTCCGGCTGCTGCCGGACACCGGCGGCCGGGCGGCCGAATTCATCGCGCTGGCCAGCCGGCTGGGCTCCGAGGGGCCGATCGAGCTGGGGCCGGGAGCCGCGCCGCAGGCGGCCGAGGACCGCGGCGGGGTGGCCGTCCTGCAGGCGCTCACCAGCGAGCCGCCGGTGCGGATCCCCTGGTGGAAACGGACCCGCTGGTGGCTGCAGGACGTGCTGCGCTACTTCACCGGCGTCCGGCTCCGGCTGGGCTGA
- a CDS encoding NAD-binding protein encodes MAAGRAALLHRRPAPAGLTTALAAVLLGGWVIWYYNGSIGWAAYLTLLDLAGAAQPDQPGPGTPGGPWVRLAQVVVTFCGITFVPVATAIVVDMLATGRRGLPRAPGSRTRGHVVVVGLGNVGTRVAALVHETGVPVVCIERDPQARGIAAVRALGLPVLVGDAPLESQLRRARVQYSRALVAVTTDDAANLEAALEARAVRPEVRIVVRLFDDDFAHHVYATLGNVASRSVSYLSAPAFAAALMGREVLGTLSVYRHVLLIAELTAEEGTGLLGRDTHEIEGAGGVRVIAVRLARRPGDHQWNFADRARRLETGDRIVVAATRSGLARINTLDSGGS; translated from the coding sequence GTGGCTGCAGGACGTGCTGCGCTACTTCACCGGCGTCCGGCTCCGGCTGGGCTGACCACCGCGCTGGCGGCGGTGCTGCTCGGCGGCTGGGTGATCTGGTACTACAACGGCAGCATCGGCTGGGCGGCGTACCTCACGCTGCTGGACCTGGCCGGCGCGGCCCAGCCCGACCAGCCGGGCCCGGGAACCCCGGGCGGGCCGTGGGTGCGCCTCGCCCAGGTGGTGGTCACCTTCTGCGGCATCACCTTCGTCCCGGTGGCCACCGCCATCGTGGTCGACATGCTGGCCACCGGTCGGCGCGGACTGCCGAGGGCGCCGGGGTCCCGGACCAGGGGCCACGTGGTGGTGGTCGGCCTTGGCAACGTCGGCACCCGGGTGGCCGCCCTGGTGCACGAGACCGGCGTGCCGGTGGTCTGCATCGAACGCGATCCGCAGGCCCGCGGCATCGCGGCGGTCCGGGCGCTCGGCCTGCCGGTGCTGGTGGGGGACGCGCCGCTGGAGAGCCAGCTGCGGCGGGCCCGGGTCCAGTACAGCCGCGCCCTGGTCGCCGTCACCACCGACGACGCGGCCAATCTGGAGGCCGCCCTGGAGGCCCGTGCGGTCCGGCCCGAAGTGCGCATCGTGGTACGGCTGTTCGACGACGACTTCGCCCACCACGTGTACGCCACCCTGGGGAACGTGGCCTCGCGCTCGGTCTCCTACCTGTCCGCGCCGGCGTTCGCGGCCGCGCTGATGGGCCGTGAGGTGCTGGGCACGCTCTCGGTCTACCGGCATGTGCTGCTGATCGCCGAGCTGACGGCCGAGGAGGGCACCGGTCTGCTGGGCCGGGACACCCACGAGATCGAGGGTGCGGGCGGGGTCCGGGTGATCGCCGTCCGGCTGGCCCGGCGGCCCGGGGACCACCAGTGGAACTTCGCCGACCGGGCCCGGCGGCTCGAAACCGGCGACCGGATCGTGGTGGCCGCCACCAGGAGCGGACTGGCCCGGATCAACACCCTGGACAGCGGGGGGAGTTGA
- a CDS encoding enoyl-CoA hydratase yields MTDYETILVERKGRVGLITLNRPKALNALNNQLMNEVVAAAKAFDRDPEIGALVITGSEKAFAAGADIKEMQDNRFPDVYLDDWLGPWDELGRLRKPVIAAVAGYALGGGCELAMLCDILLAADTAKFGQPEIKLGVIPGIGGSQRLTRAVGKAKAMELCLTGRMMDAEEAERAGLVSRIVPANDLLAEAMAVAETVAAMSTPAAVMMKESVNRAFETTLAEGVRFERRMFHAAFATADQKEGMTAFAEKRPPSFTHR; encoded by the coding sequence ATGACCGACTACGAGACGATTCTGGTGGAGCGCAAGGGCCGGGTCGGGCTGATCACGCTCAACCGGCCGAAGGCGCTGAACGCGCTCAACAACCAGCTGATGAACGAGGTGGTGGCCGCCGCCAAGGCGTTCGACCGGGATCCGGAGATCGGCGCCCTGGTGATCACCGGTTCGGAGAAGGCCTTCGCGGCCGGCGCCGACATCAAGGAGATGCAGGACAACCGCTTCCCCGACGTCTACCTGGACGACTGGCTGGGCCCCTGGGACGAGCTGGGCCGGCTGCGCAAGCCGGTGATCGCCGCGGTGGCGGGCTACGCGCTGGGCGGCGGCTGCGAGTTGGCGATGCTCTGCGACATCCTGCTGGCCGCCGACACGGCCAAGTTCGGCCAGCCGGAGATCAAGCTCGGTGTCATCCCCGGCATCGGCGGCTCGCAGCGCCTGACCCGCGCGGTCGGCAAGGCCAAGGCGATGGAGCTGTGTCTGACCGGCCGGATGATGGACGCCGAGGAGGCCGAGCGGGCCGGCCTGGTGTCCCGGATCGTCCCGGCGAACGACCTGCTCGCCGAGGCGATGGCCGTCGCCGAGACGGTGGCCGCGATGTCCACCCCGGCCGCCGTGATGATGAAGGAGAGCGTCAACCGGGCCTTCGAGACCACCCTCGCCGAGGGCGTCCGCTTCGAGCGCCGGATGTTCCACGCCGCCTTCGCCACCGCCGACCAGAAGGAAGGCATGACGGCCTTCGCCGAGAAGCGTCCGCCGTCCTTCACCCACCGCTGA
- a CDS encoding enoyl-CoA hydratase/isomerase family protein, whose translation MDVLVERDGLAGRITLNRPKALNSLTHAMIRTVRAALDEWAADASVATVVLTGAGERGLCAGADVRAMHDDAKAGGVGFRAFFRDEYLLNELISRYPKPYVAVMDGITMGGGVGVSAHGGLRIVTERSTVAMPETRIGLVPDVGGSRLLARAPGELGTHIALTAGSMTAADALTCGFADHYVPLTQLPALLAELAERPAAEAVAARAGGAPASELAAQRVWIDHCYAADTVEEILDRLADSGVPEAKEAAEQIHAMSPTALKVTLAALRQARGHRTLGETLEQEYRISCAALDSHDLVEGIRAQVVDKDRDPHWRPATLAEVTAADVARYFSAAPDGTLGIG comes from the coding sequence ATGGATGTGCTCGTCGAGCGGGACGGCCTGGCCGGCCGCATCACGCTGAACCGGCCGAAGGCCCTCAACTCGCTCACCCACGCGATGATCCGTACCGTCCGCGCGGCGCTCGACGAGTGGGCCGCGGACGCGTCGGTGGCCACCGTGGTGCTGACCGGCGCCGGGGAGCGCGGGCTGTGCGCGGGCGCGGACGTCCGGGCGATGCACGACGACGCCAAGGCCGGCGGGGTCGGCTTCCGGGCGTTCTTCCGGGACGAGTACCTGCTGAACGAGCTGATCTCCCGTTACCCCAAGCCGTACGTCGCGGTGATGGACGGCATCACCATGGGCGGCGGGGTCGGCGTCTCCGCGCACGGCGGTCTGCGGATCGTCACCGAGCGCTCCACGGTGGCGATGCCGGAGACCAGGATCGGCCTGGTGCCGGACGTCGGCGGCAGCCGGCTGCTGGCCCGCGCGCCCGGTGAGCTGGGCACCCACATCGCCCTGACGGCCGGCTCGATGACCGCCGCGGACGCGCTGACCTGCGGCTTCGCCGACCACTATGTGCCGCTCACGCAGCTGCCCGCCCTGCTGGCCGAGCTGGCCGAGCGGCCCGCCGCCGAGGCGGTCGCCGCCCGGGCGGGCGGCGCGCCCGCCTCCGAGCTGGCCGCGCAGCGCGTCTGGATCGACCACTGCTACGCGGCGGACACGGTCGAGGAGATCCTCGACCGCCTGGCGGACAGCGGCGTGCCGGAGGCCAAGGAGGCCGCCGAGCAGATCCACGCCATGTCCCCGACCGCACTCAAGGTCACGCTGGCGGCCCTGCGGCAGGCCCGCGGGCACCGGACGCTCGGCGAGACGCTGGAGCAGGAGTACCGGATCTCCTGCGCCGCGCTGGACAGTCACGACCTGGTCGAGGGCATCCGGGCCCAGGTGGTCGACAAGGACCGCGACCCGCACTGGCGGCCCGCCACCCTGGCCGAGGTCACCGCCGCCGACGTGGCGCGCTACTTCTCCGCCGCCCCCGACGGCACGCTCGGGATCGGGTGA
- the fahA gene encoding fumarylacetoacetase produces MTATTWLAVPADSPFGVHNLPYGVFTAPDRPGRRRIGVRIGEQVLDLGATARAAGAPSVLLDADTLNPLMAAGRSTWTSVRAAITEWLTDEAHRPAVVPNLVDLAEVELHLPFEVADYVDFYASEHHATNLGRLFRPGSEPLTPNWKHLPIGYHGRAGTVVVSGTPVVRPHGQRKAPTDPLPSFGPSRRLDIEAEVAFVVGTPTELGSRVALADFAEHVFGVLLLNDWSARDIQAWEYVPLGPFLGKSFATSVAPWVVPLAALEHARVAPPARDVEPLEYLDDRAAEPWGLDLDLEVSLNGHPVSRPPFAAMYWTAAQQLAHMTVNGANLRTGDLYASGTVSGPEPETRGALIELTWNGENPVKLPDGTTRTFLENGDEVSITATAPGPDGTRIGFGEVYGRIVP; encoded by the coding sequence TTGACCGCCACCACCTGGCTCGCCGTGCCGGCCGACTCCCCGTTCGGCGTCCACAACCTGCCGTACGGCGTCTTCACCGCTCCCGACCGCCCCGGCCGGCGGCGGATCGGCGTGCGCATCGGCGAGCAGGTCCTGGACCTCGGCGCCACCGCGCGGGCGGCCGGCGCACCGTCCGTCCTGCTGGACGCGGACACCCTCAACCCGCTGATGGCCGCCGGGCGTTCCACCTGGACGTCGGTGCGGGCCGCGATCACCGAGTGGCTCACCGACGAGGCCCACCGGCCGGCCGTCGTCCCGAACCTGGTGGACCTGGCCGAGGTCGAGCTGCACCTGCCGTTCGAGGTGGCCGACTACGTCGACTTCTACGCCTCCGAGCACCACGCCACCAACCTGGGCAGGCTGTTCCGGCCCGGGTCGGAGCCGCTCACCCCCAACTGGAAGCACCTGCCGATCGGCTACCACGGCCGGGCCGGCACGGTGGTGGTCTCCGGCACGCCCGTGGTGCGCCCGCACGGCCAGCGCAAGGCACCGACCGACCCGCTGCCCTCCTTCGGCCCCTCCCGCCGGCTGGACATCGAGGCCGAGGTCGCCTTCGTCGTCGGCACCCCGACCGAGCTGGGCAGCCGGGTGGCACTGGCCGACTTCGCCGAGCACGTCTTCGGCGTGCTGCTGCTCAACGACTGGTCCGCCCGGGACATCCAGGCCTGGGAGTACGTGCCGCTCGGCCCGTTCCTCGGCAAGTCCTTCGCCACCTCGGTCGCCCCCTGGGTCGTCCCGCTGGCGGCCCTGGAGCACGCCCGGGTCGCCCCGCCGGCCCGCGACGTCGAGCCGCTGGAGTACCTGGACGACCGGGCCGCCGAGCCCTGGGGCCTGGACCTGGACCTGGAGGTCTCGCTCAACGGCCACCCGGTCTCCCGCCCGCCCTTCGCGGCCATGTACTGGACGGCCGCCCAGCAGCTGGCGCACATGACGGTCAACGGCGCCAACCTGCGCACCGGCGACCTGTACGCCTCCGGCACCGTCAGCGGCCCGGAGCCGGAGACCCGCGGCGCCCTGATCGAGCTCACCTGGAACGGCGAGAACCCGGTCAAGCTCCCGGACGGCACCACCCGCACCTTCCTGGAGAACGGCGACGAGGTCTCCATCACCGCCACCGCCCCGGGCCCCGACGGCACCCGGATCGGCTTCGGCGAGGTCTACGGCCGCATCGTGCCGTAA
- a CDS encoding homogentisate 1,2-dioxygenase, producing MAHYRQLGSIPPKRHTQHRTPEGGLYYEELMGEEGFTSDSSLLYHRSIPSAIVDARTWVLPDQSTTPNLPLLPRHLKLHTLFEGEDWKDTDAVTGRRLVLGNADVRISYVAAGAPSELYRNGLGDECVYVESGSGTVETVFGTLEVGQGDYVIIPRATTHRWVPAPDAPLRAYCIEANSHITPPKRYLSRFGQLLEHAPYCERDLRGPVGPLLVDGTDVDVLVKHRGANGVVGTRYTVPDHPFDVVGWDGCLYPYAFNIADFEPITGRIHQPPPAHQVFEGHNFVICNFVPRKVDYHPLSIPVPYYHANVDSDEVMFYCGGDYEARKGSGIAQGSISLHPGGHTHGPQPGAYERSIGAEFFDELAVMVDTFRPLELGEAGTAGEDPGYAWTWSGRGPAR from the coding sequence ATGGCGCACTACCGGCAGCTGGGCAGCATTCCGCCCAAGCGGCACACCCAGCACCGCACGCCCGAGGGCGGGCTCTACTACGAGGAGCTGATGGGCGAGGAGGGCTTCACCTCCGACTCGTCGCTGCTCTACCACCGGAGCATCCCCTCCGCGATCGTGGACGCCCGGACGTGGGTCCTGCCGGACCAGTCCACCACCCCGAACCTTCCGCTGCTCCCCCGCCACCTCAAGCTGCACACGCTGTTCGAGGGCGAGGACTGGAAGGACACCGACGCGGTGACCGGGCGCCGGCTGGTGCTCGGCAACGCGGACGTGCGGATCAGCTACGTCGCGGCGGGCGCGCCGAGCGAGCTGTACCGCAACGGGCTGGGCGACGAGTGCGTCTACGTGGAGTCCGGCTCCGGCACGGTGGAGACGGTGTTCGGCACCCTGGAGGTCGGCCAGGGGGACTACGTGATCATCCCCCGGGCCACCACCCACCGCTGGGTCCCCGCACCCGACGCGCCGCTGCGCGCGTACTGCATCGAGGCCAACAGCCACATCACCCCGCCCAAGCGCTACCTCTCGCGCTTCGGCCAGCTGCTGGAGCACGCGCCGTACTGCGAGCGGGACCTGCGCGGGCCGGTCGGGCCGCTGCTGGTGGACGGCACCGACGTGGACGTACTGGTCAAGCACCGCGGCGCGAACGGCGTGGTCGGCACCCGGTACACCGTGCCGGACCATCCGTTCGACGTGGTCGGCTGGGACGGCTGCCTGTACCCGTACGCCTTCAACATCGCCGACTTCGAGCCGATCACCGGGCGGATCCACCAGCCGCCGCCGGCCCACCAGGTCTTCGAGGGCCACAACTTCGTGATCTGCAACTTCGTGCCGCGCAAGGTGGACTACCACCCGCTGTCCATCCCGGTGCCGTACTACCACGCCAACGTGGACAGCGACGAGGTGATGTTCTACTGCGGCGGCGACTACGAGGCCCGCAAGGGCTCCGGCATCGCCCAGGGCTCGATCTCGCTGCACCCCGGCGGCCACACGCACGGGCCGCAGCCGGGTGCCTACGAGCGCTCGATCGGCGCGGAGTTCTTCGACGAGCTCGCGGTGATGGTGGACACCTTCCGCCCGCTGGAGCTCGGCGAGGCCGGGACGGCCGGCGAGGACCCGGGCTACGCCTGGACGTGGTCCGGCCGCGGGCCCGCCCGGTGA
- the hppD gene encoding 4-hydroxyphenylpyruvate dioxygenase, which produces MTANAVELTPEELEAGLDAEQLRRLVGLVEHNPANDPFPVIAQDAVVFVVGNATLTAQLYQAVFGMELVAYSGPETGRRDRKSYVLRSGSCRFVIKGGVAPDSPLLDHHRRHGDGVVDLAIEVPDVDKCIEHARAQGARILEEPNDVSDENGTVRRAAVATYGETRHTLVDRSRYTGPYLPGYVVAESKVQRPEGTPKRLFQALDHAVGNVELGHMNEWVGFYNRVMGFVNMAEFVGDDIATEYSALMSKVVASGNHRVKFPLNEPAIAKKKSQIDEYLEFYGGPGCQHLALATNDILTTVDVLRSRGVEFLSTPDSYYDDPELRERIGKVRVPVEELKKRGILVDRDEDGYLLQIFTKPQGDRPTVFFEFIERHGSLGFGKGNFKALFESIEREQDKRGNL; this is translated from the coding sequence ATGACCGCCAACGCCGTTGAACTCACCCCCGAGGAGCTGGAGGCCGGCCTCGACGCGGAGCAGCTGCGCCGCCTGGTGGGCCTGGTCGAGCACAACCCGGCCAACGACCCCTTCCCGGTGATCGCCCAGGACGCGGTGGTCTTCGTCGTCGGCAACGCCACCCTGACGGCCCAGCTGTACCAGGCCGTCTTCGGCATGGAGCTGGTCGCCTACTCCGGCCCGGAGACCGGCCGCCGGGACCGCAAGTCGTACGTGCTGCGCTCGGGCTCCTGCCGCTTCGTGATCAAGGGCGGGGTCGCCCCGGACAGCCCGCTGCTGGACCACCACCGCCGCCACGGCGACGGTGTGGTCGACCTCGCGATCGAGGTCCCGGACGTGGACAAGTGCATCGAGCACGCCCGCGCCCAGGGCGCCCGGATCCTCGAGGAGCCGAACGACGTCTCCGACGAGAACGGCACCGTCCGCCGCGCCGCCGTCGCGACCTACGGCGAGACCCGCCACACCCTGGTCGACCGCTCCCGCTACACCGGCCCCTACCTGCCGGGCTACGTGGTCGCCGAGAGCAAGGTGCAGCGCCCGGAGGGTACGCCGAAGCGGCTGTTCCAGGCGCTCGACCACGCGGTCGGCAACGTCGAGCTCGGCCACATGAACGAGTGGGTGGGCTTCTACAACCGGGTCATGGGCTTCGTGAACATGGCCGAGTTCGTCGGTGACGACATCGCCACCGAGTACTCCGCGCTGATGAGCAAGGTGGTCGCCAGCGGCAACCACCGGGTCAAGTTCCCGCTGAACGAGCCCGCCATCGCCAAGAAGAAGTCGCAGATCGACGAGTACCTGGAGTTCTACGGCGGCCCCGGCTGCCAGCACCTGGCGCTCGCCACCAACGACATCCTCACCACCGTGGACGTGCTGCGCTCGCGCGGCGTGGAGTTCCTCTCCACCCCGGACTCGTACTACGACGACCCCGAGCTGCGGGAGCGGATCGGCAAGGTCCGCGTCCCGGTCGAGGAGCTGAAGAAGCGCGGCATCCTGGTCGACCGCGACGAGGACGGCTACCTGCTGCAGATCTTCACCAAGCCGCAGGGCGACCGGCCGACCGTGTTCTTCGAGTTCATCGAGCGGCATGGTTCGCTGGGATTCGGCAAGGGCAACTTCAAGGCGCTCTTCGAGTCCATCGAGCGCGAGCAGGACAAGCGCGGCAACCTCTGA
- a CDS encoding phosphoribosyltransferase family protein — MHFTDRRDAGRRLAAEVMHLLAADPVVVALPRGGVPVAAEVARALGAPLDICVIRKLGVPSQPELGMGAIGEDGVRVVNDRVMRGAGVAPAQLAAVEREERAELERRAERYRRGRPAIQLRGRTVVVVDDGVATGSTALAACEIVRARGAARVVLAVPVAPEDWADRLGSATDELVCPFTPSRFWAIGQFYDDFEQTTDAEVLDCLAEAGERHPADEPTVRTVFDLPGARLTGDLAVPHHPLGVVLFAHGSGSSRHSPRNRAVARLLNRAGLGTLLLDLLTKAEEGDRGKVFDPPLLGARLAEVTRRLRADPACTGLPLGYFGASTGAAAALWASTEPGTEPAAIVSRGGRPDLTGPRIARVTAPTLLIVGGADTGVLELNRLARAELGGESGLLVIPEAGHLFEEPGALAAVARVAAEWFTRHFTFED; from the coding sequence ATGCACTTCACCGACCGCAGGGACGCGGGCCGCCGGCTGGCGGCCGAGGTGATGCACCTGCTCGCCGCCGATCCGGTGGTGGTCGCACTGCCCAGGGGCGGGGTGCCGGTCGCCGCCGAGGTCGCGCGGGCGCTGGGTGCCCCGCTGGACATCTGCGTCATCCGCAAGCTGGGCGTGCCGAGCCAGCCCGAGCTGGGGATGGGCGCGATCGGCGAGGACGGCGTCCGGGTGGTCAACGACCGGGTGATGCGCGGCGCGGGCGTCGCCCCGGCGCAGCTGGCCGCGGTCGAACGGGAGGAGCGGGCGGAGCTGGAGCGGCGGGCCGAGCGGTACCGGCGCGGACGCCCGGCGATCCAGCTGCGCGGCCGCACCGTCGTGGTGGTCGACGACGGTGTGGCGACCGGCTCCACCGCGCTGGCGGCCTGCGAGATCGTCCGGGCCCGGGGCGCCGCGCGGGTCGTGCTGGCAGTGCCGGTCGCGCCGGAGGACTGGGCGGACCGGCTCGGGTCGGCCACCGACGAGCTGGTCTGTCCGTTCACCCCGTCCCGGTTCTGGGCGATCGGCCAGTTCTACGACGACTTCGAGCAGACCACGGACGCCGAGGTGCTGGACTGCCTGGCCGAGGCGGGCGAGCGGCACCCGGCCGACGAGCCGACCGTCCGGACGGTCTTCGACCTGCCCGGCGCCAGGCTGACCGGCGACCTGGCCGTCCCCCACCATCCGCTCGGCGTGGTGCTGTTCGCGCACGGCAGCGGCAGCAGCCGGCACAGCCCGCGCAACCGGGCCGTGGCCCGCCTGCTCAACCGCGCGGGCCTGGGCACCCTGCTGCTCGACCTGCTGACCAAGGCCGAGGAGGGCGACCGCGGCAAGGTCTTCGACCCGCCGCTGCTCGGCGCCCGGCTGGCCGAGGTCACCCGGCGACTGCGCGCGGATCCGGCCTGCACCGGGCTGCCGCTGGGCTACTTCGGTGCGAGCACCGGCGCCGCCGCCGCGCTGTGGGCCTCCACCGAGCCCGGCACCGAGCCGGCCGCGATCGTCTCCCGGGGCGGCCGCCCCGATCTCACCGGCCCCAGGATCGCCCGGGTCACCGCGCCGACCCTGCTGATCGTCGGCGGTGCGGACACCGGCGTCCTGGAGCTCAACCGGCTGGCGCGGGCCGAGCTGGGAGGCGAGAGCGGTCTGCTGGTGATCCCCGAGGCGGGCCACCTGTTCGAGGAGCCGGGCGCACTGGCGGCGGTCGCCCGGGTGGCCGCCGAGTGGTTCACCCGGCACTTCACGTTCGAGGATTGA
- a CDS encoding response regulator: MRVLIVDDHPLFREGLRAALESADGVQVVGEAETVAAVVDAVAACRPDVVVMDLSLPDGSGLDAVRRLAEHGPDAQGPDVQGPDVQGPDVHGSDAPGPDGRATDAQGPAPAVPVLMLTMADDDGSLLAALQAGARGYLVKGAGRDEVLHAVRTVAAGGAVFGADIAVRITALLSGSRLREAGQLFPALTAREAEVLDLVARGLDNRRIARELFVAEKTVRNHVTHIFEKLHVATRAEAVARARDMGLGDR, translated from the coding sequence GTGCGTGTACTGATTGTTGACGATCATCCGCTTTTCCGAGAAGGCCTGCGGGCGGCCCTGGAGAGCGCCGACGGAGTGCAGGTGGTGGGGGAGGCCGAGACCGTGGCCGCCGTGGTGGACGCGGTCGCCGCGTGCCGGCCCGACGTCGTGGTGATGGACCTCTCGCTGCCCGACGGTTCCGGCCTGGACGCGGTCCGCCGGCTCGCCGAGCACGGCCCGGATGCCCAGGGCCCGGACGTTCAGGGCCCGGACGTTCAGGGCCCGGACGTTCACGGCTCGGATGCCCCGGGCCCGGACGGACGGGCGACGGACGCGCAGGGCCCGGCCCCGGCCGTCCCGGTGCTGATGCTCACCATGGCCGACGACGACGGCAGCCTGCTGGCCGCCCTGCAGGCCGGAGCCCGCGGCTACCTGGTCAAGGGCGCAGGCCGGGACGAGGTGCTGCACGCCGTCCGTACCGTGGCCGCCGGCGGGGCCGTGTTCGGGGCCGACATCGCCGTCCGGATCACCGCGCTGCTCTCCGGCAGCCGGCTGCGCGAGGCGGGGCAGCTGTTCCCCGCGCTGACCGCCCGGGAGGCCGAGGTGCTCGACCTGGTCGCCCGCGGCCTCGACAACCGCAGGATCGCCCGCGAGCTGTTCGTCGCGGAGAAGACCGTGCGCAACCACGTCACCCACATCTTCGAGAAGCTCCACGTCGCCACTCGCGCCGAGGCGGTGGCCCGGGCCCGCGACATGGGGCTCGGCGACCGCTGA